In Phyllostomus discolor isolate MPI-MPIP mPhyDis1 chromosome 3, mPhyDis1.pri.v3, whole genome shotgun sequence, a single genomic region encodes these proteins:
- the PHYHD1 gene encoding phytanoyl-CoA dioxygenase domain-containing protein 1, giving the protein MAGLSPEQLRKFQEDGYLVLEGFLSAEECGALQQRVAEIVARMDVPPHCRVEFSTQEEEQVRVQGSTDYFLTSGDKIRFFFEKGVFDKKGNFLVPPEKSINKIGHALHAHDPVFKCVTHSPKMQALGRSLGLQMPVVVQSMYIFKQPHLGGEVTPHQDATFLYTEPLGRVLGVWIALEDATLENGCLWFIPGSHTSEVTRRMVRAPAGSVTGTRFLGSEPDWDDNLFVPTPVQRGALVLIHGQVAHKSEKNLSDRSRQAYTFHLMESAGTTWSPENWLQPTAELPFPPLYT; this is encoded by the exons TTCCAGGAGGATGGATACCTGGTGCTGGAGGGGTTCCTGTCTGCCGAGGAGTGTGGGGCCCTGCAGCAGAGGGTCGCTGAGATAGTGGCCAGGATGGACGTCCCTCCCCACTGCCGCGTCGAGTTTTCCacccaggaggaggagcaggtgcgAGTCCAG GGCAGCACGGACTATTTCCTGACCAGTGGCGACAAGATTCGATTCTTCTTTGAGAAAGGCGTTTTTGACAAGAAAG GAAATTTCCTGGTCCCTCCGGAGAAATCCATCAACAAGATTGGCCACG CTCTGCACGCCCATGACCCTGTCTTCAAATGTGTCACACACTCCCCCAAGATGCAG gccttgggcAGAAGCCTGGGCCTCCAGATGCCCGTGGTGGTGCAGAGCATGTACATCTTTAAG CAACCTCACTTGGGCGGTGAAG TCACCCCTCACCAGGACGCCACCTTCCTGTACACGGAGCCCCTGGGCCGGGTGCTGGGCGTGTGGATCGCGCTGGAGGACGCCACGCTGGAGAACGGCTGCCTCTGGTTCATCCCTGGCTCCCACACCA GTGAAGTAACGAGAAGGATGGTGCGGGCCCCCGCTGGCTCGGTAACTGGCACCAGGTTCCTGGGGTCAGAACCAGACTGGGACGACAACCTCTTCGTGCCCACACCAGTGCAGAGAG GGGCCCTCGTCCTAATCCACGGACAAGTAGCACACAAGAGCGAGAAGAATCTCTCCGACCGCTCACGCCAGGCCTACACGTTCCACCTCATGGAGTCCGCTGGCACCACGTGGAGCCCGGAGAACTG GCTCCAGCCAACAGCTGAGCTGCCCTTTCCCCCGCTGTACACCTAA
- the DOLK gene encoding dolichol kinase produces MTRERASPAPETGASLSGSLLAEAAVVFAVVLSIHASVLDRYSWCAVALAVQAFYVQYKWDRLLQQGSAVFQFRMSANSGLLPASMVMPLLGLVMKERCQAAGNPYFERFGIVVAATGMAVALFSSVLALGITRPVPTNTCVISGLAGCVIIYIMKHSLSVGEVIEVLEVLLIFVYLNMILLYLLPRCFTPGEALLVLGGISFMLNQLIKRSLTVVESQGDPVDFLLLVVVIVMVLMGIFFSTLFVFMDSGTWASSIFFHLMTCVLGLGVVLPWLHRLIRRNPLLWLLQFLFRTETRIYLLAYWSLLATFACLVVLYQNARRSSSESKKHQAPTIARKYFHFIVVATYVPGIIFDRPLLYVAATVCLAVFIFLEYVRYFRIKPLGHTLRSLLSLFLDERDSGPLILTHIYLLLGMSLPIWLIPRPCTQKGSLGGARALVPYAGVLSVGVGDTVASIFGSTMGEIRWPGTKKTFEGTMTSIFAQIISVALILIFDSEVDLNHSYAWILGSISVVSLLEAYTTQIDNLLLPLYLLILLMA; encoded by the coding sequence ATGACCCGAGAGCGCGCTTCCCCGGCCCCGGAGACCGGAGCTTCGCTGAGCGGGTCGCTGCTGGCAGAGGCGGCAGTGGTGTTCGCAGTGGTGCTGAGCATTCACGCATCCGTGTTGGACCGGTACTCGTGGTGCGCCGTGGCCCTCGCAGTGCAGGCCTTCTATGTTCAATACAAGTGGGACCGGCTGCTGCAGCAGGGAAGCGCCGTCTTCCAGTTCCGGATGTCCGCAAACAGTGGCCTCCTGCCCGCTTCGATGGTCATGCCTTTGCTCGGACTGGTCATGAAGGAGCGCTGCCAGGCTGCTGGAAACCCATACTTCGAGCGCTTTGGAATCGTGGTGGCAGCCACTGGCATGGCAGTGGCCCTCTTCTCGTCAGTGTTGGCACTGGGCATCACGCGCCCGGTGCCCACCAACACTTGTGTCATCTCAGGCTTAGCTGGATGTGTCATCATTTATATCATGAAGCACTCACTGAGCGTGGGTGAGGTCATCGAGGTCCTGGAGGTCCTGCTGATCTTCGTCTACCTCAACATGATCCTGCTCTACCTGCTACCCCGTTGCTTCACTCCTGGGGAGGCACTGCTGGTGCTGGGTGGCATCAGCTTCATGCTTAACCAGCTCATCAAGCGCTCCCTTACTGTGGTGGAAAGCCAGGGGGACCCAGTGGACTTCCTCCTGCTGGTGGTCGTGATAGTGATGGTCCTCATGGGCATCTTCTTCAGCACCCTCTTTGTCTTCATGGACTCAGGTACCTGGGCCTCCTCCATCTTCTTCCACCTTATGACCTGTGTGCTGGGCCTTGGCgtggttctgccctggctgcaccGGCTCATCCGCAGGAACCCCCTGCTCTGGCTTCTCCAGTTCCTCTTCCGGACAGAAACCCGCATCTACCTCCTAGCCTACTGGTCTCTGCTGGCCACCTTTGCCTGCCTCGTGGTGCTGTACCAGAATGCCAGACGGTCATCTTCGGAATCCAAGAAGCACCAGGCCCCCACCATTGCCCGGAAGTATTTCCACTTCATTGTGGTAGCCACCTACGTCCCAGGTATCATCTTTGACCGACCACTGCTCTACGTGGCCGCCACTGTATGTCTGGCTGTCTTCATCTTCCTAGAGTATGTGCGCTATTTCCGCATTAAACCCCTGGGCCACACTCTGCGGAGCCTCCTGTCCCTCTTCCTGGATGAACGAGACAGCGGACCGCTCATCCTGACACACATCTACCTGCTCCTGGGCATGTCCCTTCCCATTTGGCTAATACCCAGGCCCTGTACACAGAAGGGTAGTCTGGGGGGAGCAAGGGCCCTAGTCCCCTATGCCGGAGTCCTGTCCGTGGGTGTGGGCGACACAGTGGCCTCCATCTTTGGCAGCACCATGGGGGAGATCCGCTGGCCTGGAACCAAAAAGACTTTCGAGGGGACCATGACATCTATATTTGCCCAGATCATTTCTGTCGCTCTGATCTTAATCTTTGACAGTGAAGTGGACCTAAACCACAGTTATGCTTGGATTTTGGGGTCCATCAGCGTGGTGTCCCTCCTGGAAGCATACACTACACAGATAGACAATCTCCTCTTGCCTCTCTACCTCCTGATACTGCTGATGGCCTAG